The nucleotide window TATCCGCCGATCGATTTAGGGTTGTTGTTACCATGGATCGCATAAGTCGTGCCCCAGGTTCCTCTGGCATTGATCCCCAGCCACCTGTTGCCAAGCGGGTTCCTCGGATCCCCTCCAGGAATTTTCCCGCTGTAATAAGGACGATTCTTGATTTTGTTGACGATTTTGAACTTGCCTTCAGGAGTATATGATGCCTTACGACCAGTACCCACCTTAAAGGTTTTTATCAGTTTATTATCTTTATAATAAGCGAGTTGATTATTTGACTTGTTAATAATAATCATTTCCCCGCCCGCTGCCAGCGCAGGTGCCTCGAAAAACACCATAGAAACCAACAGCATCATGCAAACAAATACCTTTTTCATTTCCCTTCCCCCCTTGAAAAATAAGTACACAACCTCTCATATTTATAAAAGTGTTTACAACCTTATAAACGATTTTTATTTCATAAAAGTTACATATTTTACCTTTATGTGGAAGGAAAATCTTTCTCGTTGTTTTGACAAGGATGTCGAAAGGTGTAGATAAAGATAATTTTTAATTATATGGTTCAATTTCTGTGCTTTTTCCCATAATGGGGAGGAAGGAGTGGGAATGGTGAATCATTATCTATCTATTGCACTCGAGCTGACGAGTGGATTTGTCTTTTTATTTATCATGACGAAAATGCAGGGAAAGACGCAGTTCTCTCAAATAACACCATTTGACTTTATTTCAGCCATCATTCTCGGTGAGTTGGTGGGGAATGCCATCTATGATCATGAAGTGAAGGTAGGTGAAATCGCCTTTGCAGTTGCTTTGTGGGGAATTCTTGTCTATGTGACAGAGACGATCACCCAGAAGTACCTCGGTTCGCGAAAATTGCTCGAGGGCGAGCCAAATATCGTTGTCCGCAGAGGGAAGATTAAATACGACGCGTTGAAAAAAGCGAAGCTGGACATCAATCAACTTCAAAGTTTGATCAGGCAGCAGGGGTATTTTTCATTGAGGGAAGTCGAATACGCAATCATTGAAACAAACGGAATGATCAGC belongs to Mesobacillus sp. AQ2 and includes:
- a CDS encoding DUF421 domain-containing protein, whose product is MNHYLSIALELTSGFVFLFIMTKMQGKTQFSQITPFDFISAIILGELVGNAIYDHEVKVGEIAFAVALWGILVYVTETITQKYLGSRKLLEGEPNIVVRRGKIKYDALKKAKLDINQLQSLIRQQGYFSLREVEYAIIETNGMISVLPKADFDTPKNSDMKIKADDPSLPINMIIDGEVVQANLKEAGLDEQWLKRELEKQKIHHFEDVLFAEWKENEPLFVLEYDKKAN